The following proteins come from a genomic window of Neptunomonas concharum:
- a CDS encoding hydroxymethylglutaryl-CoA reductase has translation MKSHKILQAPIPMRWVGPLKISGHLLNEKVSVPLATYETPLWHSVGRGARVSVLTDGIKTTVVDERMTRSILLEADDAYEAHKALTSILSRQDELNEVVASSSRFAKLIDMHSQIVGNLLYLRLEFHTGDASGHNMVTNAADRIIPWILREYPALRYSSISGNYCSDKKATAVNGILGRGKYVVSEITIPRDLCERRLLTTPEKIVDLNIKKNLIGTMIAGGLRSANAHYANMLLGFYLATGQDAANIIEGSQGVVHAEVRNGDLYFSCTLPNLIVGSVGNGKGLGFVEENLRLLGCKEERKPGENARRLAAICAATVLCGELSLLAAQTNPGELMEAHLKLER, from the coding sequence ATGAAGTCACATAAAATATTACAAGCACCGATACCGATGCGTTGGGTGGGTCCGCTCAAAATTAGCGGGCATCTATTAAATGAAAAAGTGTCGGTGCCTCTAGCGACCTATGAAACTCCGCTTTGGCACTCGGTGGGTCGTGGAGCTCGGGTGTCTGTGCTTACTGATGGTATCAAGACTACGGTAGTGGACGAGCGTATGACTCGCTCCATTTTGTTAGAAGCAGATGATGCTTATGAAGCACATAAAGCACTGACTAGCATCCTTTCTCGACAGGATGAGTTAAATGAGGTCGTGGCAAGCTCTAGCCGATTTGCAAAACTAATTGATATGCATAGCCAAATTGTGGGTAATTTACTTTACCTGAGGCTTGAATTTCATACCGGTGATGCATCCGGCCACAATATGGTGACCAATGCGGCAGATCGAATAATTCCTTGGATTTTACGTGAGTATCCTGCTCTGCGTTACTCATCTATTTCTGGCAATTATTGCTCAGATAAAAAAGCTACGGCAGTGAATGGTATCTTAGGTCGTGGTAAATATGTGGTTAGTGAGATTACTATCCCCCGTGATCTGTGTGAAAGACGCTTATTGACTACGCCTGAGAAAATTGTTGACCTCAATATCAAAAAAAATCTCATAGGAACAATGATCGCGGGTGGCTTGCGCAGTGCGAATGCGCACTATGCAAATATGTTATTGGGCTTCTACCTGGCGACAGGGCAAGATGCTGCTAATATCATCGAAGGCTCTCAAGGTGTTGTTCATGCAGAGGTCAGAAATGGCGACCTTTATTTCTCCTGCACCCTTCCAAACCTAATTGTTGGTAGTGTCGGTAATGGCAAAGGTTTGGGCTTTGTAGAAGAGAACTTACGGCTTTTAGGTTGTAAAGAGGAGCGGAAGCCAGGTGAAAATGCTCGCCGTTTAGCTGCTATATGCGCGGCGACGGTTTTATGTGGTGAACTTTCGCTTTTGGCTGCCCAAACTAATCCTGGTGAGTTAATGGAAGCGCATCTGAAACTGGAGCGTTAA
- a CDS encoding mevalonate kinase: protein MRACAPGKIILSGEHSVVYGAQAVAVAVRKHTVVSFRPLSESKTINTLFSGISSGVHYPLNALGSLKKKLDSRFDDFLQGQLPIQQILNKPDDLLIYTLSSLIHHLPVPGRASSQSYLPMPGRLSSHSDLPLGAGMGSSASAIAATLVLYEHLLEKPLSIDQRFEMVRFCERLQHGRGSAIDAAAVTYGGMNHIQNQQVRKLDISLGPGWYWVFTGKPMVSTGECVQFVRQTHEADTILWDEFSGITEQLIHEMAAHHAVIELIRENHQLLKRIGVVPCSASRFIERIERAGGAAKISGAGAHKGDTAGLVLAYWPDGDFSEIMTEYPGYRWGSVEEDLQGARYIGD from the coding sequence ATGCGAGCCTGTGCCCCAGGTAAAATAATCCTGAGTGGTGAACACTCAGTCGTATATGGTGCGCAGGCGGTTGCCGTTGCGGTTCGCAAACATACGGTAGTCAGTTTTAGACCCTTGAGCGAAAGTAAAACCATTAATACCCTCTTTTCTGGTATCTCGTCAGGTGTTCATTATCCCCTCAATGCATTGGGCTCTCTTAAAAAGAAACTTGATTCCCGCTTTGATGATTTTCTTCAGGGGCAATTACCGATCCAACAGATTCTTAATAAGCCCGATGATCTGCTGATCTATACCTTGTCATCGCTAATTCATCATTTACCTGTGCCGGGGCGCGCATCTAGTCAGAGTTATCTTCCTATGCCGGGTAGACTTTCCAGTCATTCTGATTTACCTCTAGGTGCTGGAATGGGTTCTTCTGCTTCTGCTATCGCTGCAACATTGGTGCTTTACGAACATCTGCTGGAAAAACCGCTCAGTATTGATCAGCGCTTCGAAATGGTCCGTTTTTGTGAGCGTTTACAGCATGGCCGAGGGAGCGCAATTGATGCGGCGGCTGTTACCTATGGTGGTATGAATCATATTCAGAACCAGCAGGTTAGGAAGCTGGATATTTCTCTTGGGCCAGGTTGGTATTGGGTGTTTACTGGAAAACCCATGGTATCTACGGGTGAGTGTGTACAATTTGTGCGCCAAACTCATGAAGCGGATACGATTTTGTGGGATGAGTTCTCCGGTATTACAGAACAGTTAATACATGAGATGGCGGCACATCATGCCGTCATAGAGCTTATTCGTGAGAATCACCAGCTTTTAAAACGTATTGGTGTGGTTCCTTGTTCAGCGTCACGCTTTATTGAACGCATTGAACGGGCGGGTGGCGCCGCTAAAATAAGCGGTGCTGGGGCTCATAAAGGTGATACAGCTGGCTTGGTACTTGCCTATTGGCCGGATGGTGATTTTAGCGAGATAATGACTGAGTATCCGGGGTATCGCTGGGGAAGCGTAGAAGAGGATTTGCAAGGTGCACGTTATATCGGAGATTAA
- the mvaD gene encoding diphosphomevalonate decarboxylase: protein MLTKADIVGRYLPNHLVFGEQAEAFAPSNIALCKYWGKRDKVLNLPVNSSLSVSLAHLGSHTQIRPSSSGKDEVFLNGKSLPLEQAFAKKVVSFVDLFRRDQVLPLVVDTRNNIPTAAGLASSASGFAALTLALNRFFSLDLEDTVLSVFARMGSGSASRSIYSGFVEWQMGQQADGMDSHGIPIPVFWPDLCIGLVKVSTGQKAVDSRSGMQRTIDTAHLYGSWPAQAAGDLEKLHAALQSQDFEALGATAEHNAMSMHATMIASWPPLVYWKPESLMAMQKVWQLREAGIPVYFTMDAGPNLKLLFQQKHQALLEAEFSGLEVVTPFAVD from the coding sequence ATGTTAACTAAAGCGGATATTGTTGGCCGGTATTTACCGAATCATTTAGTGTTTGGGGAGCAGGCAGAGGCGTTTGCACCCAGTAACATCGCTTTATGTAAATATTGGGGGAAAAGGGATAAGGTGCTTAACTTGCCCGTTAACTCCAGTTTATCCGTTTCGTTAGCGCACTTGGGTAGCCATACGCAAATACGGCCATCATCATCAGGTAAGGATGAAGTCTTTCTCAATGGGAAATCGTTACCATTAGAGCAAGCGTTCGCAAAAAAAGTCGTTTCCTTTGTCGACCTCTTTCGTCGTGATCAAGTACTCCCCTTAGTGGTTGATACTCGCAATAATATCCCTACAGCCGCAGGGTTGGCCTCGTCAGCATCAGGTTTTGCAGCACTTACGTTGGCGCTGAATCGGTTCTTCTCGTTGGATCTTGAGGATACCGTACTCTCTGTGTTTGCTCGAATGGGCAGTGGCAGTGCGTCGCGTTCTATTTATTCGGGTTTTGTTGAATGGCAAATGGGCCAACAAGCTGATGGTATGGACAGTCATGGGATTCCTATTCCTGTTTTCTGGCCAGATTTATGTATTGGTTTGGTGAAAGTTAGTACCGGTCAAAAAGCGGTAGACTCTCGCAGTGGTATGCAGAGAACCATCGACACCGCGCATCTTTATGGAAGTTGGCCAGCGCAAGCAGCAGGGGACCTAGAAAAGCTACATGCTGCTTTGCAGTCTCAGGATTTTGAAGCACTCGGAGCAACGGCTGAACATAACGCGATGTCTATGCACGCTACCATGATCGCCTCTTGGCCGCCGTTGGTGTATTGGAAGCCCGAGTCCCTTATGGCAATGCAAAAAGTCTGGCAGCTTCGAGAAGCGGGTATTCCTGTCTATTTCACCATGGATGCTGGTCCTAACTTAAAACTGCTTTTCCAGCAAAAACATCAAGCTTTGCTGGAAGCAGAGTTTAGTGGCTTGGAAGTGGTTACGCCGTTCGCAGTAGACTGA
- the fni gene encoding type 2 isopentenyl-diphosphate Delta-isomerase — MSDQTNERKIEHIRAFDIDPDIERDRRYFDRLHLIHRALPEINLTDIDTSVNFLGKTLSFPLLISSMTGGNHELVRKINKNLALAAEHCQVAMSVGSQRVMFVDKAARSSFELRQYAPTAVLIGNVGAVQLNYGFSAQECQQAADVLGADALYLHLNPLQEAVQPEGDTNFKGLAEKLEVLVSELRVPVLLKEVGSGLSPADVELGLGAGITHFDMAGTGGTSWSRIEHHRRLDPTENLGLVFQDWGIPTPVALRLSAPYRTQGCFVASGGVRDGIDMVKSVILGASVCGVAAPFLQPAMESAEAVIEAIERLRKEFTTAMFLLGMPDVASLFGNESLILEER; from the coding sequence ATGTCTGACCAAACGAATGAACGTAAAATAGAGCATATTAGAGCGTTTGATATTGATCCTGATATAGAAAGGGATCGGCGTTATTTTGATCGACTGCACTTGATTCATCGTGCACTGCCTGAAATTAATCTGACTGACATTGATACGTCGGTGAATTTTCTGGGTAAGACACTGAGTTTCCCGCTGTTGATTTCTTCTATGACCGGTGGGAATCATGAATTGGTGCGTAAGATTAATAAAAATCTTGCGTTGGCTGCCGAGCACTGTCAGGTAGCCATGTCGGTAGGGTCGCAGCGGGTAATGTTTGTTGATAAGGCTGCTCGATCCAGTTTTGAATTACGTCAATATGCGCCAACGGCCGTATTGATAGGAAATGTTGGGGCGGTGCAGCTGAATTATGGTTTTTCCGCTCAAGAATGCCAACAAGCTGCAGATGTTTTAGGTGCAGATGCGCTTTATCTGCACTTGAATCCTTTGCAAGAAGCCGTTCAGCCTGAGGGTGATACTAATTTCAAAGGACTGGCAGAAAAACTAGAGGTGTTGGTTAGCGAGCTTCGCGTACCTGTTTTATTAAAAGAAGTTGGTTCGGGTTTGTCGCCTGCGGATGTTGAGTTAGGGCTAGGTGCCGGAATTACACACTTTGATATGGCAGGAACCGGTGGAACCTCTTGGAGTCGTATCGAGCATCATCGGCGCTTGGACCCCACCGAAAATCTAGGCTTAGTCTTCCAAGATTGGGGGATTCCGACACCTGTTGCCTTAAGATTATCAGCGCCTTATCGCACTCAAGGATGTTTTGTAGCCAGTGGCGGTGTAAGAGATGGGATTGATATGGTCAAATCTGTTATACTCGGCGCCTCTGTTTGTGGAGTGGCGGCTCCCTTTTTACAACCCGCCATGGAGTCGGCTGAAGCTGTTATTGAAGCGATTGAGCGATTGCGCAAAGAGTTTACAACAGCGATGTTTTTATTAGGCATGCCGGATGTAGCGTCGTTATTTGGGAATGAGAGTCTCATTCTTGAGGAGCGTTGA
- a CDS encoding sarcosine oxidase subunit gamma family protein: MQQAQSNTDALVHIAIGTHIDQDNRVQGIRVHERPFIGDLQLDADPDNPAFLIAVGEMLGVKQPLSACRLTCLGSLAIVWLSDQHWLVLRLPGEQGSLTTLLQRTFGDDLHLDCNQTGATLLAHLNPAAINYLLSSANTRTFRKQPEAQITTTGTQAIRIESIESNDAFELLVRKGYANQLWDWLSVS; encoded by the coding sequence ATGCAGCAGGCTCAATCAAACACAGATGCTCTGGTTCATATCGCTATCGGTACACATATTGATCAGGATAATCGCGTGCAGGGTATTCGTGTTCACGAACGCCCTTTTATCGGTGATTTACAACTCGATGCTGATCCAGATAATCCTGCCTTTCTAATTGCTGTTGGCGAGATGCTAGGAGTAAAGCAGCCGCTGAGCGCTTGCCGCCTCACCTGTTTGGGGTCATTAGCGATTGTATGGTTAAGCGATCAGCACTGGTTGGTCCTGCGTTTACCTGGTGAACAGGGCTCTCTGACAACGCTGTTGCAACGTACTTTTGGTGATGATTTACACCTTGACTGCAATCAAACTGGCGCCACGCTTTTGGCACACCTAAACCCTGCAGCTATCAATTACCTGCTAAGCTCGGCAAACACACGAACCTTTCGTAAGCAGCCTGAAGCCCAGATAACCACTACGGGCACCCAAGCGATTCGTATTGAGTCCATAGAGTCCAACGATGCATTCGAGCTTTTGGTCAGGAAAGGTTACGCAAACCAACTCTGGGATTGGTTAAGCGTAAGCTGA
- a CDS encoding hydroxymethylglutaryl-CoA synthase, with the protein MSSVGIDQISFYTSNYFLDLRTLAQVQETDPDKYYQGIGQEKMGMAAHDEDIVTMAANAAYPLVQEGAGEQVSSLLFATETGIDQSKAAGVYVHRLLGLNENCRIVELKQACYSATAAIQMACALVARQPEKKVLVIASDIARYDLNTPGEATQGCGAVAIMITANPRVLSIDPEVGNYAEDVMDFWRPNYRKTALVDGKYSTKIYLRALKKAWEHFREASTYSFADFSHFCYHLPFSRMAQKAHQHLAKVNKSELSVEALEQQIQDTLSYNRIIGNSYTASMYIGLASLLENHQRDLSGKRIGFFSYGSGCVAEFFSGRVVQGYQNCLFTSEHQMMLEQRKEVSYEEYLHLYKAPDPQDGDVHEIAASGSQGRFRLSAIAHHKREYVAI; encoded by the coding sequence ATGTCATCAGTTGGTATTGATCAAATTAGTTTCTACACCTCAAACTATTTCTTGGATTTGAGGACGCTTGCCCAAGTTCAGGAGACAGACCCTGATAAGTACTATCAGGGAATTGGGCAAGAAAAAATGGGTATGGCTGCACACGATGAAGATATCGTTACCATGGCTGCCAACGCTGCTTATCCACTTGTTCAAGAAGGGGCAGGGGAACAGGTTTCCAGTCTGCTCTTTGCCACGGAAACTGGTATTGACCAGTCAAAAGCCGCAGGTGTTTATGTTCATCGCTTATTGGGCTTAAACGAGAACTGCCGTATCGTCGAGTTGAAACAGGCGTGTTACAGTGCGACTGCCGCTATTCAGATGGCGTGTGCATTGGTTGCGCGCCAGCCAGAGAAAAAAGTATTGGTGATAGCGTCTGATATTGCCCGATATGATTTGAATACCCCAGGAGAAGCAACTCAAGGTTGTGGTGCCGTTGCGATCATGATCACTGCTAACCCTCGCGTGCTATCCATTGACCCAGAAGTGGGTAATTACGCAGAAGATGTTATGGATTTTTGGCGGCCGAACTATCGAAAGACCGCACTGGTAGATGGCAAGTACTCAACGAAAATCTATCTGAGAGCGCTTAAAAAAGCGTGGGAGCATTTCCGAGAGGCTAGCACTTATTCCTTTGCTGATTTTAGTCATTTCTGTTACCACTTGCCTTTTAGCCGAATGGCGCAAAAAGCCCATCAGCACTTGGCCAAGGTTAATAAAAGCGAGCTCTCGGTAGAGGCTTTAGAGCAACAAATCCAAGATACGCTTTCGTACAACCGAATCATCGGCAATAGTTATACCGCATCAATGTATATTGGTTTAGCTTCCTTGTTGGAGAATCATCAGAGGGATTTGTCTGGTAAGCGCATAGGCTTTTTCAGTTATGGTTCCGGTTGCGTGGCTGAGTTTTTTTCAGGTCGTGTTGTCCAGGGTTACCAGAACTGCTTATTTACGTCTGAGCACCAGATGATGTTAGAGCAGCGTAAAGAGGTAAGTTACGAGGAGTATCTCCATCTTTATAAAGCACCCGATCCGCAAGATGGTGATGTGCATGAGATTGCAGCAAGCGGATCTCAAGGGCGCTTTCGCCTATCTGCTATAGCGCATCATAAACGCGAATACGTCGCTATCTGA
- the mvk gene encoding mevalonate kinase — MHVISEIKVSAPGSLMLMGEHAVLFGHRALACAVDKRIHVTLNPRPDRNIVIRSALAQYQGSLDELPDDSRLSFVLFAINQCKTQLSSGFELHIESELSHTVGLGSSAAVTVATVNALLAFRGDQVGPEELFEHALSVVHGVQGRGSGTDLAASVYGGLIAYTVSPRQISPLPGLPAISLYYAGYKTKTPDVLARVAESTQAFPELYRSLYQLMNETTLTAESAVASQDWQQLGQLMNLYQGLMDALGVNDAVLSDIIYRLRESSAIRGVKISGSGLGDCVIALGEDTSLSVPYERIDVAVSNTGVLCDVN, encoded by the coding sequence GTGCACGTTATATCGGAGATTAAAGTTTCAGCGCCGGGCAGTTTAATGCTGATGGGTGAACATGCCGTGCTTTTTGGCCACCGTGCCCTTGCTTGTGCGGTCGATAAACGCATACACGTAACTTTGAATCCAAGACCTGATCGCAACATTGTTATTCGGTCAGCCCTGGCTCAGTATCAAGGTTCTTTAGATGAACTACCTGATGATTCGCGATTAAGCTTTGTGCTCTTTGCTATTAATCAATGCAAAACACAGCTTTCATCTGGCTTTGAACTGCATATTGAGTCAGAGCTCTCCCATACGGTTGGATTAGGGTCCTCAGCGGCAGTGACGGTGGCGACAGTAAACGCGTTGCTGGCTTTTCGAGGTGACCAGGTTGGGCCGGAAGAGCTATTTGAGCATGCTTTATCTGTTGTCCACGGTGTTCAAGGAAGAGGTTCGGGCACAGACCTAGCAGCCAGTGTGTATGGTGGCCTAATTGCCTATACGGTATCGCCCCGACAAATCTCACCTTTGCCAGGATTACCAGCTATATCGCTTTACTATGCAGGCTACAAAACTAAGACCCCGGACGTGCTGGCGCGTGTTGCTGAGTCGACTCAAGCTTTCCCAGAACTATACCGGTCGCTTTATCAACTTATGAATGAAACCACACTAACGGCAGAGTCAGCGGTTGCAAGTCAAGACTGGCAACAGCTTGGGCAGTTAATGAATCTCTATCAGGGATTGATGGATGCCTTAGGTGTGAATGATGCAGTGCTCTCGGATATTATCTATCGGTTAAGAGAGTCGTCAGCCATACGGGGTGTTAAGATTTCTGGCTCGGGTTTAGGCGATTGTGTAATCGCCTTAGGGGAGGATACATCTTTATCTGTACCGTACGAGCGCATTGATGTGGCGGTGAGTAATACAGGGGTATTATGCGATGTTAACTAA
- a CDS encoding DNA polymerase II — translation MSLSRGFVLSRHQQDQSDGIQLRYWLRHTTGAELFTIQGQESVFFFLAADSERISGLLSHLAGWRITSLNLVDLNQRPVAGIYCQFLSLQRQICEILTSHQVVMIEEDIRPVDRYLMERFIFGGAEVNPVSSGVRLQPVEFRPTLKVLSIDLETSMKADRIHSIGLYGADISVVLMRGEIESSEHPDNVVCYPDEASLIRGFIHQVEKYNPDLFIGWNVVGFDFRVLAERAEALKIPLRLGRDHQPLKVVRSEAGKWYVRLEGRLVIDGIDALKGATYHFESYALEYVSQQLFQRGKLIHQPNDRGAEIQRLYREDKAALARYNLEDCKLVWDIFEETQLIEYLLERTRLTGLSLDKVGGSAAAFDFQYLPRLHRAGYVAPEYASGVRGMDAPGGFVMESQPGLYQQVLVLDFKSLYPSIIRTFRIDPAGLAEGLKEGADEDDLVPGFNGAIFSKSKAILPTIIEELWCARDLAKQNKNAVFSQAIKIIMNSFYGVLGSDVCRFFDQRLSGSITLRGHQILQQTRDEIERFFGHQVIYGDTDSVFVLLGEAFNEQAAEQRGRELATYLNDWWKAQVEKQFNTPCFLELEYETLFTRFLMPRMRHSEKGSKKRYAGLQRQADGKSKLVFKGLENVRSDWTPLAREVQKNLYEAVFTEQPYRPYLKTLVNDLRAGRLNDQLVYRRRLRQPLDAYLRMKPPHVQAALKAQVYWQQQGRADPYQPGDHVSYVMTVSGPEPIEQLRSPIDYEHYIEKQLMPVVDAILCFKEESFAELIATQRDLFQ, via the coding sequence ATGTCGCTGTCGCGAGGCTTTGTGTTGTCGCGCCATCAGCAAGATCAGTCTGACGGCATACAGTTGCGCTATTGGTTACGGCACACAACCGGAGCTGAGCTGTTCACTATTCAAGGCCAAGAGAGCGTTTTTTTTTTCTTAGCTGCAGATAGTGAGCGAATATCAGGCTTACTTTCTCATCTGGCTGGATGGCGTATCACCTCTCTTAATCTCGTAGATCTTAATCAACGGCCAGTTGCGGGGATCTATTGTCAATTTCTTAGTCTGCAACGGCAAATCTGCGAAATACTGACATCGCACCAGGTAGTGATGATAGAGGAGGATATCCGCCCGGTAGATCGTTATTTGATGGAGCGCTTTATCTTTGGTGGAGCTGAAGTCAATCCGGTCTCTAGTGGAGTGCGTTTGCAGCCAGTTGAGTTTCGCCCCACTTTAAAAGTACTGTCTATTGATTTAGAAACCTCCATGAAAGCCGATCGAATACACTCGATAGGATTATATGGGGCAGATATTTCCGTGGTGCTCATGCGTGGTGAAATAGAGTCATCTGAGCACCCCGATAATGTGGTTTGTTACCCTGATGAAGCGTCGCTGATTCGGGGCTTTATTCACCAAGTAGAAAAATATAATCCGGATCTGTTCATTGGTTGGAACGTTGTTGGTTTTGACTTCAGAGTACTAGCAGAGCGCGCTGAAGCGTTAAAAATACCACTACGTTTAGGGCGGGACCATCAGCCACTCAAAGTGGTCCGTTCTGAAGCCGGTAAATGGTACGTTCGGCTTGAAGGACGTTTAGTTATCGATGGTATCGATGCGCTTAAAGGCGCAACCTATCACTTTGAAAGCTATGCGTTGGAGTACGTTTCCCAGCAGCTTTTTCAGCGCGGAAAACTGATCCATCAGCCTAATGACAGAGGCGCAGAGATTCAGCGGTTATATCGTGAAGATAAGGCAGCACTGGCTCGTTATAACTTGGAAGATTGCAAACTGGTTTGGGATATATTCGAAGAAACACAGTTAATCGAATATTTGTTGGAGCGAACTCGACTGACAGGCTTGTCTCTAGATAAGGTAGGCGGTTCGGCGGCGGCTTTTGATTTTCAGTATCTCCCCCGATTGCATAGAGCCGGTTATGTAGCGCCTGAATATGCTTCGGGCGTCAGAGGTATGGATGCACCGGGTGGGTTTGTGATGGAGTCACAGCCTGGACTCTACCAGCAAGTCCTAGTGCTGGACTTTAAAAGCCTATATCCCAGTATTATCAGAACGTTTCGCATTGACCCCGCTGGATTGGCTGAAGGTCTTAAAGAAGGGGCTGATGAAGATGATCTTGTCCCTGGGTTTAACGGTGCAATTTTTAGCAAATCCAAAGCGATTTTACCCACGATTATTGAGGAGTTGTGGTGTGCGCGGGATTTGGCCAAGCAGAATAAAAACGCTGTGTTTTCTCAAGCGATTAAAATTATCATGAACTCTTTTTATGGGGTGTTGGGTTCTGATGTATGTCGCTTCTTCGATCAACGCTTGTCAGGTTCTATTACACTAAGAGGTCATCAGATTCTCCAACAAACGCGAGATGAGATTGAACGTTTTTTTGGTCACCAAGTGATCTATGGGGATACTGACTCGGTGTTTGTGCTTTTGGGAGAGGCATTCAATGAGCAGGCTGCCGAACAGCGTGGAAGAGAACTCGCCACCTATTTGAACGACTGGTGGAAAGCGCAGGTTGAAAAACAGTTCAACACGCCATGCTTTTTAGAATTGGAGTATGAAACTCTCTTTACGCGTTTCTTGATGCCGCGTATGCGCCATTCTGAAAAGGGCAGCAAAAAGCGCTATGCAGGTTTACAGCGTCAAGCGGATGGGAAGAGTAAACTGGTATTCAAAGGGTTGGAAAATGTCCGTTCCGACTGGACACCGTTAGCCCGAGAGGTGCAAAAAAATCTCTATGAAGCTGTTTTTACTGAGCAACCGTATCGACCGTACTTAAAAACGTTGGTAAATGACTTACGAGCAGGTCGTCTCAACGATCAGTTGGTTTATCGTCGGCGCTTACGCCAGCCACTGGATGCCTATCTGCGAATGAAGCCGCCCCATGTTCAGGCGGCGCTGAAAGCGCAGGTTTATTGGCAGCAGCAAGGAAGAGCAGACCCCTATCAGCCGGGTGATCATGTCAGCTATGTGATGACCGTAAGTGGGCCTGAACCTATCGAGCAGCTCAGATCCCCCATTGATTATGAACATTACATTGAAAAGCAATTGATGCCAGTGGTCGATGCTATCTTATGCTTTAAAGAAGAAAGCTTCGCTGAGTTGATCGCCACTCAGCGAGACTTGTTTCAATAG
- a CDS encoding TolC family outer membrane protein: protein MKLKQALLSLAIALGSGNAVHAAELESVVADAVMKNPEVKSVVNARNAVFEEVRQARGGFYPKIDVAAGLGYEWTKNQSTKNTGDGDEDLQRREASLSIRQMLFDGFLTSSEVDRHAARLEARNHRVREVAEEKALEATRAYLEVIKRQELLNQANETLYNHVRVYDQIRKRSNSGLGTRASIQQAQGRLSLAEVNVLSAENNLLDAKTNYQRVTGVCCPGALTPPVFDQTVLPSSSSEAVDRALKNHPTLKLALADVVAANEQYNSAKSLMYPKLNFEVDRTWNDNIDGVEGSNEDLTAMLRLRYNLYNGGSDKARIRQTHHQINEAKEIHANAYRQTLESIELSWNAYEILGRQMKFLEQHVESSISTRDSYLKQFDIGQRSLLDLLDTENEVFSSKNALIAAKYDYMAAQYRLVQGMGEILDLMKVDMAPLASTDLQELVDTES from the coding sequence GTGAAACTAAAGCAGGCGTTGTTGTCACTGGCGATTGCATTGGGCTCAGGGAACGCAGTACATGCAGCAGAACTGGAATCAGTTGTCGCTGATGCCGTTATGAAAAACCCTGAAGTGAAATCCGTAGTGAATGCTAGGAATGCGGTGTTTGAGGAGGTTCGTCAGGCACGAGGCGGTTTTTATCCAAAGATTGATGTGGCTGCTGGCTTGGGCTATGAGTGGACAAAAAACCAGTCAACTAAGAACACTGGCGACGGTGATGAAGATCTACAACGACGAGAAGCAAGCCTGAGTATTCGACAGATGTTGTTTGATGGTTTTCTGACTTCAAGCGAAGTAGATCGACATGCTGCGCGTTTGGAAGCACGCAACCATCGTGTTAGAGAAGTGGCTGAAGAGAAAGCGCTTGAGGCAACACGTGCTTATCTGGAAGTTATTAAACGTCAGGAGCTACTGAACCAAGCGAATGAAACACTTTACAACCATGTTCGTGTTTATGATCAGATTCGTAAGCGATCTAATTCGGGCTTAGGAACAAGGGCTTCTATTCAGCAGGCACAAGGTCGTTTATCGCTGGCTGAAGTTAATGTGTTGTCGGCTGAAAATAACCTTCTGGATGCAAAGACGAACTACCAGCGAGTTACGGGTGTGTGCTGTCCTGGGGCGTTAACGCCGCCTGTGTTTGATCAAACTGTGCTTCCTTCTAGCTCATCTGAAGCGGTTGATCGTGCATTAAAAAATCATCCGACTCTAAAGTTAGCTTTGGCTGATGTGGTTGCTGCTAATGAGCAATACAACTCGGCTAAGAGCCTGATGTATCCGAAACTCAACTTTGAAGTTGATCGTACATGGAACGACAACATTGATGGTGTTGAAGGAAGTAACGAAGACCTGACGGCGATGTTGCGTTTGCGTTATAACCTATATAACGGCGGTAGTGATAAAGCACGTATTCGTCAGACACATCATCAAATCAATGAAGCGAAAGAGATTCATGCTAATGCTTACCGTCAAACGCTAGAAAGTATTGAGCTTTCATGGAATGCCTATGAGATTCTTGGCCGCCAGATGAAGTTTTTGGAGCAGCATGTTGAATCCAGTATCTCCACACGTGACTCATACTTAAAGCAATTTGATATCGGGCAGCGCTCTTTGCTGGACTTATTGGATACTGAGAACGAGGTATTCTCTTCCAAGAATGCTTTGATTGCTGCGAAGTATGATTACATGGCTGCCCAGTACCGTTTGGTGCAGGGTATGGGTGAAATACTTGATTTAATGAAAGTAGATATGGCACCACTTGCATCAACTGATTTGCAAGAGCTTGTTGATACTGAGTCTTAA